The sequence below is a genomic window from Prosthecodimorpha staleyi.
TAGTCCCGCCCACCGTAGAACACATTCGTGATGCGCACGCGGTCCGCCTCAACTTTGTAGGCAATCACAGCGGATTTCTCGAAGGGGACCGTGCGCAGGCCGGGTTCGAGGTCATCGCGCGGCCGACCGCCGAGGGGAACATTGCCGATCCGCTCGCAGCGGTCCCGTATCCGCCGTACGAAGCCGCGGGCAATAGCCCTGCTTCGGCTCAGGTCGAGCACCCATCGGTAGATCTGGAGGAGGTCAGCTTCGGATTCCGGGCGGTAGGAGACCTTAAGACGCCGCATTGCCGAATTCTTTGTCGATCTCGTCGAAGGCCTGCTCCAGGCGGGCGTCCAGTTCCTCGCCGGTCAGGTCCGGACGCGGATCGTCGAGCGAGCGCTGGACGCGGGCGCGGATGGCGATCAGGCGTTCGGCGT
It includes:
- a CDS encoding ribbon-helix-helix domain-containing protein: MQTAEKISITMPPEMVRAIRESVEAGEFASTSEALRDAVRVWQRQRLEDAERLIAIRARVQRSLDDPRPDLTGEELDARLEQAFDEIDKEFGNAAS
- a CDS encoding type II toxin-antitoxin system RelE/ParE family toxin, which gives rise to MRRLKVSYRPESEADLLQIYRWVLDLSRSRAIARGFVRRIRDRCERIGNVPLGGRPRDDLEPGLRTVPFEKSAVIAYKVEADRVRITNVFYGGRDYEALYRGAPVEDER